The proteins below are encoded in one region of Paenibacillus albus:
- a CDS encoding NADP-dependent oxidoreductase, with the protein MTTMIKAIRVHQYGGSEELKLEQIPCPQLSAGEVLVRVHAAAVLPIEWKVRQGMFKQFRPLTFPYTPGTSLAGVVAAVGPGVTKLKVGDAVFGRSANGGTYAEYASAAEDYLAVKPDSLSFDEAATISGGALTAWSALFDSGELQAGQRVLVHGAAGGVGLFAVQLAKWRGAEVIGTCGTDNTAFVSSLGADHVVDYAVERFEDAAGQGAHGVDLVLDTVGGDTQSRSFSVLKPGGRIISLVGQPSLEKAEEHGVKAIFSNKLPAPEALGQIAELIAEGLLLAFVGAAFPLEEAAQAQDRSQTGHGRGRIVLHIAD; encoded by the coding sequence ATGACGACTATGATAAAAGCAATTCGTGTGCATCAATATGGCGGCTCAGAGGAACTGAAGCTGGAGCAAATCCCATGCCCGCAGCTAAGTGCGGGGGAGGTACTTGTCCGTGTCCATGCGGCAGCAGTCCTGCCCATTGAGTGGAAGGTGAGGCAGGGAATGTTTAAGCAGTTCAGACCGTTAACATTCCCATATACGCCGGGTACTTCGCTTGCTGGCGTCGTAGCAGCTGTCGGTCCTGGAGTAACGAAGCTAAAAGTAGGCGATGCCGTCTTCGGACGGAGCGCGAATGGCGGTACCTATGCCGAGTATGCATCAGCAGCCGAAGATTACCTTGCTGTTAAGCCGGATTCGCTCAGCTTCGATGAAGCGGCAACCATTTCCGGTGGCGCGCTTACGGCATGGTCGGCTTTGTTCGACAGCGGCGAGCTGCAAGCAGGGCAACGCGTTCTCGTACATGGCGCAGCCGGAGGTGTTGGTCTATTCGCCGTGCAGCTAGCGAAGTGGAGGGGGGCAGAAGTGATCGGGACATGCGGCACGGACAATACTGCCTTCGTCTCTTCGCTCGGCGCGGATCATGTGGTGGACTATGCGGTGGAGCGATTCGAAGACGCTGCTGGACAAGGCGCGCACGGCGTGGATTTAGTGCTTGATACGGTCGGCGGCGATACGCAGAGCAGGTCGTTCTCCGTCCTGAAGCCTGGCGGACGAATAATCTCGCTAGTCGGCCAGCCATCCCTTGAGAAAGCGGAAGAACACGGCGTGAAAGCAATCTTCTCGAATAAGCTTCCGGCTCCCGAGGCGCTGGGCCAGATCGCCGAGCTAATCGCCGAGGGGCTTTTGCTGGCGTTTGTCGGCGCAGCTTTCCCGCTCGAAGAGGCAGCGCAGGCGCAGGATCGCAGCCAAACAGGCCACGGTCGCGGACGTATTGTGCTGCACATTGCAGACTAG